The sequence below is a genomic window from Fluoribacter dumoffii NY 23.
CGTGAGAATGTGTAAGGAAACACAATCAGTCTCCAGCGATGCCGGTATGATTACAAATGTGGCTGTTCGTCAAGGTCAACAAGCATAAGCCTTATCTTGTCTTTTACGAAACCTGGTTTACTTTATTTAATTATCAACGCCTTGAGCTCTTGCAAAAAAAGCTCAAGGCGGTACTTTACTCATGGCTAATTTACCGCTAAAGATTTCAGCCACCGCACGCTCCGCTCAAGGCCTCTGTATACGGAAAATCAATTATTTCGATTTAAGCAATTGATAACAGAATAGTATTTATGAGTTTGCCGAAGTATAGGGAACTCCAAAAAAATATATTCCAGTCGTTAATTAAAACAAAGACATGAGACATCAGTTTATTCTTAATAAAACCTTAAGCTTTTGTGTATAAAATATGAACTCAATAATCAATGATTAGACATTATGCGTGATAACGCCATTAAGGATGCAATGTGAAAAAACTCATGACCTTTTCTCTTTTTATTATTATCGGATTTTACTGCTCGCAATCGAATGCGCAAAAAACAATTAAGCTTAGCCCTAATGAAACGAAACTTCTTTCAAATAATACACTCTGGACACTTAATGCTACATGTGTTGTGCAAAGTAGCCATCAAACAGATAACAAAATCAAAATTAATGTGATTAAAAATAGTGGTGTTGTTAATGGTAAAAAACTTTCCGTGGGCCAGGGAACTCTGATTCATATTAAAAATAACAGCAGTGTTGCAGTAAGTGCAGAAGTAGGTACCCAAATCAACCTCATCAATTTGGGTTCAGAAGAATTACTAGCTGTTTGTTCTACCTAGGTAATTCATTTGAATGAACAAATGACTCAAAAAGTGCTAAAAGCATTTTAACATTAGTACACTAAAACCAGCTCACTCAATTTTTAATTGCCCGATGTTTAATCAAATATTAAAAACAAATCGAAACATATTTAAGGAAAGAGGATTTCTGCTTCGGGCGTAACTATTTATTAATGATTTATTTTGACCTGTCGTTCTCATTGATTTCTTGATGATCTTTATGCTAAGGTTATCAAATGCACAAATATCGTTCGCTAATCCTTTTGTTTCTTATGAGTGCCTTGTTTCTTGCGCCACTCAAATTACCATCTTGCCCAAAACAAAATGTTACTATTCCGGCTGCTGTTTCTGTTGCACTAACCCCTTGCTCCGTGCAGCAAGTTATGAATAACAGCTGTTTTTCTGCCTCTTACTGGATTCAGGATGAATTTCATCTGGGTTCATTATGGAGTGTACGAAGCCTCATTGGCATATTAGCTTTTTTGCTTATTTACTCTAAATATAACTCCCCAATGGACGAAATTTATCGTCCCCCCATTTGATTCCAGCGTTTATTAAAATTCAAATTATTTATTAAGGAATCAAAATGAAAAAACTTATATTGTCATTATTGATGACATTGTTCTCGTTTTCTGTTTTTGCAGAAGGCATTGGTAGTGCAAATCCTGCGGATGCCATGTTGTTTATTCAAAATCATAGTCCTCTTTTTTATTTAACGGCATTTTTTGGACTGGGTGTGCTGTTGGCATTTACACCCTGTGTTTTACCTATGGTTCCTATTCTCTCAAGTATTATTACAGGCCAGGGTGCAAGTAATGGGCGGCAGGCTTTTAAATTATCATTAGGGTATGTGATGGGAATGGCGATTACTTATGCTATTGCCGGAATGCTTGCAGCCTGGTTTGGATCAACCGTTCAGACCCTAATGCAGCAGCCGATGATTATCGGGGGCTTTGCTATTTTATTTACTCTGATGGGATTATGGTTGTTAGGGATTTTCGAATTGAGACTTCCAATGTTTGCTCGGTTTACCCTGGGCAGATCACGCCAACATGGTATTATCTCAGCTACTTTGATGGGATCTTTATCTACATTAGTGGTCTCTCCTTGTGTAACCGCCCCCTTAATTGGCATTTTAACCTACATAGCTCAGAGCAATCATGTAGCTCAAGGTGGTTTATTGCTCTTTGTTTTAGCATTAGGTATGGGGATGCCTTTATTATTTGTAGGAGCTGGATATGGCCGTTTCTTGCCTCACTCTGGGCCGTGGATGATTCGTATCAAACAATTATTTGCAGTAATGATGTTTGCTATGGCTGTCTGGATCCTGAGTCGGGTGCTATCCCGGGTTTGGGTCGATGTCCTTTGGGTTGCTGTCTTGCTGGTCAATGCCTGGGTTTTTGGGGCTTTCCGTAAAGAGCATCATTGGATAGGCCAACTGCTGCAAGGCTTGGCTTTATTATCCATGATGGGAGCCGGTGCCTTGGCTTACCAAGCATTTACTCCTGCTCCTGCAGCGCAAGCCGTAATCCGCACTCCCTTCGTTAAGGTTCATACGCTTGAGGAGGTAAATTTAAAATTGGCTGAAGCCAGAGCAAAAAAACAACGCGTTTTTATTGAGTTTTTTGCTGGCTGGTGCAGTGATTGCCAAGCGATGGATAAGCATGTCTTTAACCAACCGGAAGTCATCAATGCCATGCGGCGCTCATTAAATCTTCGTGTGGATATAAGCGAACGAACAGGCGCAGTAGCCAGAATTCGCCAGGCGTTTCATGTTTATGGTATACCTACTATGATTTTTTATGATAAACAAGGAAATGCCATGACTCATTTAAGTACCGTGGGACAGATATCCAAGGAAAAAACTTTAGAGTTGTTCACACAATTTCAAAAGTAAAAGCGAAGGCAGCTAATAAACCTGAAAAGTAGTGTAGGTTTGGACTCTTAAAATATTATTTAAGTTTTCGTCTCTGAATCAATGGGATTTAGCTTATTAAAATCCCATTGATTAATTAAAATAAAACTGATTTATCGATTCATTTGGAATAGACTTTTTCCAGTTACTGGCTGAGTATAGACTCCGCTAGTGTATTCTTGCCAGTTATCAGCGGGTTTGATAGGACATTTTTTTGAAACCATATGCCATCCTGGCTGATGCTTGTAGCATGAAGCCTGGGTTGTTCCTACAACTGCAATCATACCGATAGCAATCATCAATCCTGCTACTGATGAATTAATCTTCATTTAAAACTCCTTTTCGTTACTCAGATGAAAATACATCAATATGATTATATATTGCTCAATCAAGAGATGCAAATCATCCTGTTTTTCTTATTGGATAAATGAGGTTTTAGTGATTTGCACACGACAGTGTAGTGAATTGGGATAATGGCGCATAAAAGCGCCATTCAGGCTTGTATTGAACAGCATTAAACTATTTTGCTGCCATTCTCAGAACATATATCCTTGCTTGACTTACTTTGCCAGTTGGTTTTTTTCCTAATTACAAGTCCAGAAGCATACAATACAACACCAGTCAAAATTAGTGATAAGGCCCGAATCAGTGTTGGCGTAGATGATGCATCATAAAGTAGTGCCTTACCTGCAGCAAAAAATAATACGATAATGACTGATTTTGCAATAAGCACATCATTTCTTAATGTTGAAACCTGAAGAAGGATTAACACATAGGTAAGCCAAGATGCAGATACGGCCAAAGTTCCATATTCAGTAGTAATCTGATAAAGGCTCATTATTGCAAGAAGATGGGCGGCTGCGAGTAGAACATAACAATATTCTTCCTTATCGCCCAACTCCTTGCGATTTTGAATTAAAAAGTGCCAAATGCTGGCAAAGGATACCCAGGCAACAGCAGACCATGATAATTCTCTTCCGCTAAGCAAGTGGCTTAACATACTGATGTATTCAATACCTAAAATGGCAGAAAGGGCTACAAAAGGTATTAAAAAGGGTATGCTCCATTGAATTGAGCTAAGTCGGGCCCGAAATAAGGTATATCCTGAAACAATCAGTGGAAAAAGCCAGGGTCTTAAGCTTAAAGGCAAAAGTCCAAGATAGATCGAATGAAAGCATACAAGTGTTACAAAGGTTAAAATTACATTTCTACTATTGAAGCGACGTCCTGGAGACCATCTTTTCGCAGAATTATATAAACTTACTAAAAGGGCAGCTGCAGCTAATGAAGCACATGAGGCGAAAGTTTGATCGATACAACTAAGAAAATAATATTCCATTGCATAAAAGATAAGCAGCACTGGGAAAAGGCTCCAGGATTCCTTTTCAGTAAGTTGCTGTTTGGTGATTTGTGTATGAAATAAGGTACCAATGGAATAGATCAAAAAATTAATGGCCAGAACCGCAGCAATCAATACATCTTGATGAATTTTTAATCCAATTATTGCTGTTATGGAGATTGCTAAATATGCTGAAATCAATGTTAGGGTGCGAGACTCCACCCAAATCGCCAGAGTCGCGAAATTCAACGAACAAATAGTAAAATAATACAAGGAAAAAATGGCATTATTTTCAACCCCTGCAACAATGGGAGCAATGTAGGCACCCAATGCAGCTATAATCGCATAAATATCATGCTTAAAACGCAAATAAAACCAAATTGAAATTCCCGAGACAACCGTGGTAATAGCAATCACCGTTTGAAAGGAAATAAGAAGGTAATATTGAAAGGCTGCAAAACCGGTAAAATAAAGTACTGTAGCCCCGGCGGCGGGTAGAAAACAGGCATACATTCTATCCGCATTTGAAATAACAAGGCCGCCGGTAAATAAGGCCATTCCAAACAGGGTGGCTACACCCAGTTGTTTTTCATGAGTTAGCCATCCGGATACAATAGATAATTTCACAATGAAACAAGCAGTCAAAATAAAGCAAACAGCAGCAACAAATCCTAACCAATTTCCTGACATCGGTTTTTGAATAGACTTTTGCCTGGTATTACTTTTTTTTTCTTGAGTTGATTTAGAATGTTTTATGGGGAAAACACTGTTAATAATTTTTTCAACTGTGGACACGCGAGTTTCCAGTGCCTGTAAGCTTTTTTCAACATTAACTGATTTCAACGATATATCCTGCACATTAAAAACTTGATCAATTTTACTACACTTAGCTTATTTATTTCGAGCATTTTTTACATTTTTTCGGGAAAATTCTCTATTTTAATAAAATGCCGGAAATTTTTGGGGTATAAAATAACAGATACTGCATTATAAAAAAAATTAAAAATCACCTAAACTTCCAGTTCTTACTGATGAAAAAGAAAATTTAGATAATAAAATAAAGCTTGATATGTGCTTCATTTTTTACCATGAACCGTTCAAATTTATCAGGATATACCCCTGTTAAGAAATCGGTTAACCCGTAAGAAAAAGATTCCTCTTCAAGAAAGATTTTTTTCCCCTGGTTAACAAAGGGCAGCAACAGTAAGTCACCCAAATATTTGATATGCACAATAAAGTCTACTTGATCATAACTTAATCTAACATCAACAGCGTCCTCTGCTAAATGAGTACGGCGAAGATGTTGTACAACTTCACCAGTGGTGAGCGCAATGCGATCCATTATTGTGGTGTTGATACTCCAGTTTTTACCATTTTGATAGATAAAGTAGTTCAGTTCGTCTTTGGATAAGTCTTTTTCTTTTTCAAAAGTAATCACTGCATCTTTACGAATGCCCAGTCGAAAAATTAGATGCAGCACAAGAGCAACAAATACGGAAAGGGAAAGCGATGTACTCGCAATGGATTGTAGGGCATGAGGCAGGGAAGCATAAAATTTAGGGTAAATTTCTTTACTGAGCCCAAATAAAAGAGCAAAACCAATAACATAAGTCATTCTGGCATCTATATTTCTGGAGGTCATAACCTGAAATCCGCCAACAATCATAAAACTTGCGGTAAACATTAATGCAGGACCCACTACAGATAGAGGAATAATCAATAAAATAGAAACGAATTTGGGACATAAAGATAAAATGAGTAAAATAATGCTTGTTGTAAAAGCAATATAACGGCTTGTTGCTCCCGCGGCGCTCGAAATACCCACTAAACTAGGACCAGTACTGATCCCAGGAATTCCAAATAATCCTGCAATAACCGAACCCACTCCATCGGCAAAGACACCACTTTTAATCGATTTCAAATCCGGATTTTTCCAGTTGGGATCATTAATTTTCTGGCAGGTGGTAATAACCCCGATTGTGCGGAGGGCTGCTGCAATGCTGGCTATAAAAAAAGGTAAAATGAGTGCTGGTGAAAATTGATAGGAAACAAATGAGAAATTAGGTAAAGCGAAATAAGGGATGGTTTTAAGTAGGGCAATTTTTTCAGGATTAATGGCTCCCAATAAAAAAGCGACGATAAATCCAGAAACTAAACCTATGAAAGAGCATATAAGCTTTATAATTCCTCGCCACCATATACTCAGTCCAATCATCGTGGATAAGGTAAACAAACCAATAAAAAAATGGATGTCGAAGTGATGGGTTCCTACTTTTGCAACCCCTAGAAATTGCCTGAGCCCTTCAAGACCTAATTCAATCCCAACAATCACGATAATGAACCCTGAAATCCCTGGGGGAAATATTACTCGCAAATGATATAACAGTCGGGAAAAAAGAATTTCTAACAAACCAGCAAATACAGTCATTCCCAATACTAAAGGTAATCCTCCCAACTCTGCGGCTAATAAAGAGGCTTTGAAATAAATAGCGGATACCACCGGCGCTGCTAAAAACCCTGATCCAAAGGGTGGTTTTAAAGCTTGTAAGGTAGTAGCCATTGCAAGGGCAATCATACCTACTCTGACAGCATCTACAGCAATCTCATCTGTAAGCTTCGAAGTTCTTACTACAATAATAATTAGAACCAAATAGACTGACATTAACAAAGTATGTTGCAGTCCAAGTAAAATCAATTTTAGCAAAGGGGGTTTGTCATTTACCCCATAAATCA
It includes:
- a CDS encoding protein-disulfide reductase DsbD family protein, with the protein product MKKLILSLLMTLFSFSVFAEGIGSANPADAMLFIQNHSPLFYLTAFFGLGVLLAFTPCVLPMVPILSSIITGQGASNGRQAFKLSLGYVMGMAITYAIAGMLAAWFGSTVQTLMQQPMIIGGFAILFTLMGLWLLGIFELRLPMFARFTLGRSRQHGIISATLMGSLSTLVVSPCVTAPLIGILTYIAQSNHVAQGGLLLFVLALGMGMPLLFVGAGYGRFLPHSGPWMIRIKQLFAVMMFAMAVWILSRVLSRVWVDVLWVAVLLVNAWVFGAFRKEHHWIGQLLQGLALLSMMGAGALAYQAFTPAPAAQAVIRTPFVKVHTLEEVNLKLAEARAKKQRVFIEFFAGWCSDCQAMDKHVFNQPEVINAMRRSLNLRVDISERTGAVARIRQAFHVYGIPTMIFYDKQGNAMTHLSTVGQISKEKTLELFTQFQK
- a CDS encoding uracil-xanthine permease family protein; its protein translation is MDGNELIYGVNDKPPLLKLILLGLQHTLLMSVYLVLIIIVVRTSKLTDEIAVDAVRVGMIALAMATTLQALKPPFGSGFLAAPVVSAIYFKASLLAAELGGLPLVLGMTVFAGLLEILFSRLLYHLRVIFPPGISGFIIVIVGIELGLEGLRQFLGVAKVGTHHFDIHFFIGLFTLSTMIGLSIWWRGIIKLICSFIGLVSGFIVAFLLGAINPEKIALLKTIPYFALPNFSFVSYQFSPALILPFFIASIAAALRTIGVITTCQKINDPNWKNPDLKSIKSGVFADGVGSVIAGLFGIPGISTGPSLVGISSAAGATSRYIAFTTSIILLILSLCPKFVSILLIIPLSVVGPALMFTASFMIVGGFQVMTSRNIDARMTYVIGFALLFGLSKEIYPKFYASLPHALQSIASTSLSLSVFVALVLHLIFRLGIRKDAVITFEKEKDLSKDELNYFIYQNGKNWSINTTIMDRIALTTGEVVQHLRRTHLAEDAVDVRLSYDQVDFIVHIKYLGDLLLLPFVNQGKKIFLEEESFSYGLTDFLTGVYPDKFERFMVKNEAHIKLYFII
- a CDS encoding DUF2339 domain-containing protein, whose protein sequence is MKSVNVEKSLQALETRVSTVEKIINSVFPIKHSKSTQEKKSNTRQKSIQKPMSGNWLGFVAAVCFILTACFIVKLSIVSGWLTHEKQLGVATLFGMALFTGGLVISNADRMYACFLPAAGATVLYFTGFAAFQYYLLISFQTVIAITTVVSGISIWFYLRFKHDIYAIIAALGAYIAPIVAGVENNAIFSLYYFTICSLNFATLAIWVESRTLTLISAYLAISITAIIGLKIHQDVLIAAVLAINFLIYSIGTLFHTQITKQQLTEKESWSLFPVLLIFYAMEYYFLSCIDQTFASCASLAAAALLVSLYNSAKRWSPGRRFNSRNVILTFVTLVCFHSIYLGLLPLSLRPWLFPLIVSGYTLFRARLSSIQWSIPFLIPFVALSAILGIEYISMLSHLLSGRELSWSAVAWVSFASIWHFLIQNRKELGDKEEYCYVLLAAAHLLAIMSLYQITTEYGTLAVSASWLTYVLILLQVSTLRNDVLIAKSVIIVLFFAAGKALLYDASSTPTLIRALSLILTGVVLYASGLVIRKKTNWQSKSSKDICSENGSKIV